The genome window AGCTTACCATAAAGATATGGATTCGAATTTAAAAGCTTGGTTTGAATGGGCTGCTTGTTTGATGGAACCATGGGATGGTCCTGCGTTATTGACTTTTACCGATGGTCGCTATATTGGTGCTATGTTAGATAGAAACGGATTAAGACCATGCCGTTACTATCTAACAAATGATGATAGAGTTATTTGTGCCTCAGAAGTAGGTGTTATTCCAATCGACCCTTCATTAGTTATACAGAAGGGCAAACTGAAACCTGGCGATTTATTCTTAGTCGATACGGAACAAGGTTCAATTGTCGATAGCAAAGCTTTAAAGATGCAATTCGCAAAGAGAAGAGATTTTAAATCTTGGCTGTCAAAAGTCATTAAATTAGAAGATATTGTTTCCAAATTGGAAGACTCTTTACCTTCTGGTATATTCGATGCTAGTGAACTAACTGAGTCATCAAAAGTTCAAAGTGATCCACGTTTACTTGCAAATGGTTATACTTTGGAACATGTCTCAATGTTATTAACCCCTATGGCTTTAACTGGTAAGGAAGCATTGGGTTCTATGGGTAATGATGCGCCATTAGCTTGTTTAAATGAGGACCCAGTTCTAGTTTATGATTATTTTAGACAGTTATTTGCACAAGTCACCAATCCCCCAATAGATCCGATTCGTGAAGCAAATGTTATGTCTTTAGAATGTTATGTTGGTCCACAAGGCAAtttgttggaaatgaaCGCCACACAATGTAATAGACTGTTCTTGAAGTCTCCAGTATTGCAGTGGAAGGAGTTTGAAGCATTAAAACTTATTGAAAAAGTACACCCAACTTGGACTGTCGCTAACATTGATAttacttttgaaaaatctgaGGGTCTTTTAGGTTACACCGATGCCATTGGTCGTGTTACTTCAGAAGTTAGTGAAGCCATCGAAGGCggcaaaaaaataattattttaactGATAGAGCATTAAGTGCCAGCCGTGtttctttatcatcattaattgCAGTTGGTGCAgttcatcatcatctagTTAGAAATAGGCAACGTTCCCAAGCAGCTATTATAGTAGAATCCGCAGAAGTTAAGGAGattcatcatttttgtGTTTTGTTAGGTTATGGTTGTGATGCTATTTACCCATACTTAGCCATGGAATCTCTAGTCAGATTGAATAATGAAGGTTTATTACGTAACATcgaaaatgatgaaataaTGTTAGATTCTGATActattttagaaaattataaacaTGCAATCGATAGTGGTATATTAAAAGTTATGTCAAAGATGGGTATTTCTACTTTAGCATCATATAAAGGTGCTCAAATTTTCGAGGCTTTAGGTTTAGACAATTCTGTTATTGATTTATGTTTTGCTGGTACTGCTTCTAGAATAAGAGGTGTtacttttgaatatattgcACAAGATGCATTTTCTTTACATGAAAGAGGTTATCCATCGAGGAAAACCGTGTCTAGATCGATAAATTTACCAGAAAGTGGTGAATATCACTATAGAGACAGTGGCTATAAACATATAAACGATCCAACTGCTATCGCCACATTACAAGATGTCGtgagaaataaaaatgaagatgcATGGGAACTTTAtgttaaaaaagaaaccGAGGCTATTAGAGACTGTACTTTGAGAGGGCTTCTAGAATTGGACTACGAAAATTCTAGTTCAATCCCAGTTGAGCAAGTTGAACCTTGGACTGAAATTGCAAGAAGATTTGCCACTGGTGCTATGTCCTATGGGTCTATATCCATGGAAGCACACTCAACACTAGCTATTGCTATGAACCGTTTAGGTGCTAAGTCAAATTGTGGCGAAGGTGGTGAAGATGCTGAGCGTTCAATTGTTAGTCCAAACGGCGATACCATGAGATCAGCTATTAAACAAGTTGCCTCTGCTAGATTTGGTGTTACATCTTATTATTTGTCTGATGCTGatgaaattcaaattaagGTTGCTCAAGGTGCTAAACCTGGTGAAGGTGGCGAGTTACCAGCTCATAAAGTATCTAAAGAGATTGCCAAAACTAGACATTCCACCCCAAATGTGGGATTAATTTCACCTCCACCTCATCATGATATTTATTCTATTGAAGatttgaaacaattaatttatgATTTGAAATGTGCAAATCCAAGAGCTGGCATTTCAGTCAAATTAGTTTCCGAAGTTGGTGTTGGTATTGTAGCATCAGGCGTAGCAAAAGCAAAAGCCGATCACATTTTAGTTTCTGGTCATGATGGTGGTACAGGTGCTGCCAGATGGACTAGTGTGAAATATGCAGGTTTACCATGGGAATTAGGGTTAGCTGAAACTCATCAAACTTTAGTCTTAAATGATCTAAGACGTAATGTAGTTGTCCAGACAGATGGTCAGTTAAGAACTGGTTTTGATATCGCTGTTGCAGTATTACTAGGTGCAGAATCATTTACACTAGCTACTATCCCATTAATTGCTATGGGTTGTGTTATGTTAAGAAGATGTCATTTGAACTCATGTGCTGTTGGTATTGCTACGCAAGATCCTTTCTTGAGATCTAAATTTAAGGGACAACCAGAACATGTGATTAACTTTTTCTACTACTTAATCCAAGatttaagaaaaattatgGCTAAATTAGGTTATCGTTCCATTGATGAAATGGTAGGTCACtctgaaaaattaagaaaaagaGCGGATGTTAATCCTAAAGCCATCAATATTGACTTATCTCCAATTTTAACCGCTGCTCATTCTATCCGTCCAGGTGTTCCAACTAGATTTGTTAAAAAGcaagatttaaaattacACACACGTTTAGACAACAAGTTAATTGATGAAGCTGAAATCACGTTAGATCGTGGATTACCAGTTACTATCGAGgcaaatataattaatactGACCGTGCTTTCGGATCGACGTTGTCTTATagaatttcaaagaaattTGGTGAGAAAGGTTTACCGAAAGATACTGTTGTGGTTAATATTACCGGTTCTGCCGGGCAATCGTTTGGGGCTTTCTTAGCCTCCGGTATTACATTTATTCTGGCTGGTGATGCCAATGATTACGTCGGGAAAGGTTTATCTGGTGGTACTATCGTTATCAAACCACCAAAAAATTCCACTTTTCGTAGTGATGAAAATGTCATTGTCGGTAATACATGTTTTTACGGTGCTACATCAGGCTCTGCATTCATTTCTGGTAGTGCTGGTGAACGTTTTGGTGTTCGTAACTCCGGTGCAACTATTGTagttgaaaaaattaaggGTAACAATGCATTCGAATATATGACAGGTGGTAGAGCAGTTGTTTTATCACAACTTGAATCTCTAAATGCTTTCTCTGGTGCTACTGGTggtattatttattgtttgaCGTCCGATTTTGATGATTTCTCAGGAAAGATCAACCATGATACAGTTGTTTTGGAATCTCTAACTTCAACTGACGAAATTGCGTTCGTTAAGAACCTAATCCAAGAACATTACAATTTTACAAAGTCAACTTTAGCTCATAAGATCTTAGGTAATTTTAACCATTAcctaaataattttgtgAAGGTTATTCCAACTGATTACAAAAAAGTATTGGAAAAGGAAGTTGCTGACGTTATAgtcaaaaaagaatttgagACTCAACActatttaaaacaatttgAACGTTCCAAAGACGTTATTGATGCTACCAATGGTGATATAGACAAAATGCTTGCGATTAAAATGGCTGAAACTATTATTTCGAATAAATCTATTTTACATGAACCTAAGGTTTTAGATTTAGAAGATTCTATTCCAGATTCTGAATCTATTACAAGTAATGTTGAAAAGgttgaaaaaattagagGGTTCATAAAGTATAAGGTCCGTAAGGAAAGTTACAGATTGGCTCGTTTAAGATCAAAAGATTGGAAAGAAATTTCCAATGCAATTAGCAAAAAAGATGCTAAATATCAAACAGCTAGATGTATGGATTGTGGTACACCTTTTTGTTTATCCGATACTGGATGTCCTATATCTAATATTATTCCAAAATTCAATGACTTAGTTTTTAAAGATCAATGGAAATTAGCTCTTGAGAAGCTTCTAGAAACCAACAATTTTCCAGAATTTACCGGTAGAGTATGCCCAGCTCCTTGTCAAGGAGCATGTACTTTAGGTATAATTGCGGCTCCAGTTGGTATCAAGTCAATTGAAAGACTGATTATAGATAATGCCTTTAAGGAAAAATGGATTAAACCATGTCCACCAGAGATTCGCACAGGAAACAGAGTTGCCATAATTGGATCTGGTCCAGCTGGTATGGCATGCGCCGATCAGTTGAATAAAGCTGGTCATTTTGTTACTGTTTATGAAAGAGCTGATCGTTGTGGTGGTTTATTAATGTACGGTATTCCAAACATGAAAttagataaaaaaattgttcaaaggagaataaaattattggaagATGAAGGTATTACATTCATTACCAACACTGAAGTTGGTAAAGATATCCAACTATCTCAATTGAAGTCGCAATTTAATGCTATAGTGTTTACCATTGGTTCCACTATTCCAAGGGATTTAAACATTAAGGGTCGtgaattgaagaatattGATTTTGCGATGACATTACTAAAGGACAACACTGAAGCTTTACTAAAGAAAGATTTAGAAACTGTTCGTGCATCATTAGAAGGTAAGAAAGTTATTGTAATCGGTGGTGGTGATACTGGTAACGACTGTTTAGGTACTTCAGTTAGACATGGTGCGGCATCAGTTTTGAACTTTGAACTGTTACCACAGCCTCCAGCCGAACGTGCTAAGGATAATCCATGGCCACAATGGCCACGTATAATGAGAATAGATTACGGTCATGCTGAGGTCAAAGAACATTATGGTAGAGACCCTCGTGAATACTGTATCTTATCAAAGGAATTCATTGGTAACGAACAAGGTGAAGTCAAGGCAATCAAGACTGTCCGTGTTGAATGGAAGAAATCTGAAAGTGGAGTATGGCAAATGATTGAAATTCCAGGTAGTGAAGAAACTTTCGAAGCAGATGTTGTTTTACTGTCAATGGGTTTCACTGGTCCAGAGTTAATCAATGACGAAAGTATCgtcaaaaataaaagaggTACTATTGAGACATTGACAGCTTCTTCTTATTCAATTGATGGTGATAAGTTATTTGCTGCTGGTGACTGTAGAAGAGGCCAATCCTTGATTGTTTGGGCTATTCAAGAAGGTAGAAAGTGTGCCGCAGCTATCGACCAACACTTAATGGGCAATACTTATTTACCAGGCAATGGTGGTATTGTGAAACGTGATTATAATCTGTTAGAAGAATTAGCATCAAAGATAAACTGATCTGCAAAGAATTCCTTCTAACTTTTACATTATACTATTATATCAATAGTTGtactatattatttattattatttatttcaaagaattatttatttgaagttAGTTTGTTAACttcatattattaatgatattattattacagtTTCATATTATAGAAGTACTTATATGACGGCTCAACTACTAATGTATTTATAGAGCCTTGGCTATACATGTGATACATCATTGTATTGAGACTGACTATGCAAATATTAGTTTTAGTTTCATTATGCCTAGAGGGTTattatttatctttttttaacaaattatGCAATTTGATTTCTTGTGGCTTTTATTTTTCCTTGTCTTCTTAGCCTTTGCTCTATCATAACTTGTATTACTAAGATATGCTTCTAAAGATTTATTACTCGCAGAAGGAGATAACATATTTCCTGCACCCCCTCTTCCAATCGCAATGGCCTTAGGCTTATCACCTCCAGTTGAggtttttttaattgaatttcttCTAGATTTACTTCTCCCTGAAGAACCAGATAAATTATTGGCTGTTGCAGATTGCGACCTTACATTCGATATGGCTGCATTGACTGAATTTCCCTTCAAAATCTGTATCGGGGTTACTGAATCATCGATCAAATCACTGTCGTGAGATTTCTCAACAAcatcatcaatatttataaaatcgTCATCTGGACTTCTATCAGTTTCTTCACCACATTCCTCTACATCTTGAGCTTTCCGCGTAAGTTTTGGGTCAACATTTTTCCTCATATTACCTGCACCACCTCTACCTGTGCTATACACTGGCtgaataatatttggtGTCTGCGATCCCTGCCTGACCATTTTTGGAGCGGCCTTTGTCTCAGAAGAGTGTATATTTCCTGCCCCACCCCTTCCTGTCGAGATCATGTACTTAGAAcccatttttttttctcaaaataaaaagggAAACGATATTAACCACTACCTATTTGGGCGtctctatatataaaattactTTGCTATGCTGCCTCTCTAATATCCTTGAACTTATACCAAACTTCCAGTAACATGGGAAACCTATTTATTACCtatcttatatatattacgAGTTTGTTATTCCATAAGtcatcaatatttgaaatagtTCATGACGCTATGACGGGCGCCGTCATTAATGAAACGGCAACTGTAAAACAGCGCAGAACTAAAACTAACCTTGTCACGCTTCTTTGCATAAAACGTGCTGGCAGACAAACGGCCGCAGACAACGCCGAGCCACCTGTCGTCGAACAACGGTAACCGCAAGTTACCCGGACTATACTCTGGACATGCCCCACGGTACGCAGCACGCAGACGACCTCTGTCCCGTTTGTCGAGGAACTAGCTCAG of Tetrapisispora phaffii CBS 4417 chromosome 6, complete genome contains these proteins:
- the GLT1 gene encoding glutamate synthase (NADH) (similar to Saccharomyces cerevisiae GLT1 (YDL171C); ancestral locus Anc_7.361) produces the protein MTTLQSDTFDPLEESYQGGSTLNIEKVKHDHVSWSNVIPDKVGLYDPDYEKDACGVGFVSNIKGIQSHKIVSDARFLLCNMTHRGAVSSDGNGDGAGILIAIPHEFMTREFKLDLNIDVPGQGHYAVGNVFFKKDFPTELLESSKLVFEKLASDLNLKVLGWRNVPCDSSILGQVALSREPTILQPIIVLSTDDQSESFNEFAFQKQLYLLRKKATSAIGISNGFYVCSLNNKTIVYKGQLTPSQVYNYYPDLTNAYFKSHLALVHSRFSTNTFPSWDRAQPLRLLAHNGEINTLRGNKNSMHAREGVMSSETFKDSLNDLYPIIEEGGSDSASLDNVLELLTINGVLSLPEAIMLMVPEAYHKDMDSNLKAWFEWAACLMEPWDGPALLTFTDGRYIGAMLDRNGLRPCRYYLTNDDRVICASEVGVIPIDPSLVIQKGKLKPGDLFLVDTEQGSIVDSKALKMQFAKRRDFKSWLSKVIKLEDIVSKLEDSLPSGIFDASELTESSKVQSDPRLLANGYTLEHVSMLLTPMALTGKEALGSMGNDAPLACLNEDPVLVYDYFRQLFAQVTNPPIDPIREANVMSLECYVGPQGNLLEMNATQCNRLFLKSPVLQWKEFEALKLIEKVHPTWTVANIDITFEKSEGLLGYTDAIGRVTSEVSEAIEGGKKIIILTDRALSASRVSLSSLIAVGAVHHHLVRNRQRSQAAIIVESAEVKEIHHFCVLLGYGCDAIYPYLAMESLVRLNNEGLLRNIENDEIMLDSDTILENYKHAIDSGILKVMSKMGISTLASYKGAQIFEALGLDNSVIDLCFAGTASRIRGVTFEYIAQDAFSLHERGYPSRKTVSRSINLPESGEYHYRDSGYKHINDPTAIATLQDVVRNKNEDAWELYVKKETEAIRDCTLRGLLELDYENSSSIPVEQVEPWTEIARRFATGAMSYGSISMEAHSTLAIAMNRLGAKSNCGEGGEDAERSIVSPNGDTMRSAIKQVASARFGVTSYYLSDADEIQIKVAQGAKPGEGGELPAHKVSKEIAKTRHSTPNVGLISPPPHHDIYSIEDLKQLIYDLKCANPRAGISVKLVSEVGVGIVASGVAKAKADHILVSGHDGGTGAARWTSVKYAGLPWELGLAETHQTLVLNDLRRNVVVQTDGQLRTGFDIAVAVLLGAESFTLATIPLIAMGCVMLRRCHLNSCAVGIATQDPFLRSKFKGQPEHVINFFYYLIQDLRKIMAKLGYRSIDEMVGHSEKLRKRADVNPKAINIDLSPILTAAHSIRPGVPTRFVKKQDLKLHTRLDNKLIDEAEITLDRGLPVTIEANIINTDRAFGSTLSYRISKKFGEKGLPKDTVVVNITGSAGQSFGAFLASGITFILAGDANDYVGKGLSGGTIVIKPPKNSTFRSDENVIVGNTCFYGATSGSAFISGSAGERFGVRNSGATIVVEKIKGNNAFEYMTGGRAVVLSQLESLNAFSGATGGIIYCLTSDFDDFSGKINHDTVVLESLTSTDEIAFVKNLIQEHYNFTKSTLAHKILGNFNHYLNNFVKVIPTDYKKVLEKEVADVIVKKEFETQHYLKQFERSKDVIDATNGDIDKMLAIKMAETIISNKSILHEPKVLDLEDSIPDSESITSNVEKVEKIRGFIKYKVRKESYRLARLRSKDWKEISNAISKKDAKYQTARCMDCGTPFCLSDTGCPISNIIPKFNDLVFKDQWKLALEKLLETNNFPEFTGRVCPAPCQGACTLGIIAAPVGIKSIERLIIDNAFKEKWIKPCPPEIRTGNRVAIIGSGPAGMACADQLNKAGHFVTVYERADRCGGLLMYGIPNMKLDKKIVQRRIKLLEDEGITFITNTEVGKDIQLSQLKSQFNAIVFTIGSTIPRDLNIKGRELKNIDFAMTLLKDNTEALLKKDLETVRASLEGKKVIVIGGGDTGNDCLGTSVRHGAASVLNFELLPQPPAERAKDNPWPQWPRIMRIDYGHAEVKEHYGRDPREYCILSKEFIGNEQGEVKAIKTVRVEWKKSESGVWQMIEIPGSEETFEADVVLLSMGFTGPELINDESIVKNKRGTIETLTASSYSIDGDKLFAAGDCRRGQSLIVWAIQEGRKCAAAIDQHLMGNTYLPGNGGIVKRDYNLLEELASKIN
- the PAR32 gene encoding Par32p (similar to Saccharomyces cerevisiae YDL173W; ancestral locus Anc_7.362) translates to MGSKYMISTGRGGAGNIHSSETKAAPKMVRQGSQTPNIIQPVYSTGRGGAGNMRKNVDPKLTRKAQDVEECGEETDRSPDDDFINIDDVVEKSHDSDLIDDSVTPIQILKGNSVNAAISNVRSQSATANNLSGSSGRSKSRRNSIKKTSTGGDKPKAIAIGRGGAGNMLSPSASNKSLEAYLSNTSYDRAKAKKTRKNKSHKKSNCIIC